The following are encoded together in the Bradyrhizobium genosp. L genome:
- a CDS encoding HAD family hydrolase: MSERWIVDAVLLDMDGTLLDTERVYFDSLVAALDSCGYGDDAAALCHAMIGLPGPVCEAILRERYGAAFPLADVNRTFVATRDRMFAAALPLKTGTLALLDGLADAGCPMAIVTSSSRRTAERHLALAGIRDRFDTLLTLDDVTHGKPDPELYLKAAARLGVRPQACIAVEDSNHGVAAAHAAGTITLMVPDIAQPTAETRGRCAAVLPDLNAVLRLLQERGALARRAL, from the coding sequence GTGAGCGAACGCTGGATCGTCGACGCCGTCCTGCTCGACATGGACGGCACGCTGCTCGACACCGAGCGGGTGTATTTCGATAGCCTGGTCGCGGCGCTCGATTCATGCGGCTACGGCGATGATGCCGCCGCGCTCTGCCACGCCATGATCGGGCTGCCGGGACCGGTCTGCGAAGCGATACTGCGCGAACGCTACGGCGCGGCCTTTCCGCTTGCCGATGTGAACCGCACCTTCGTCGCCACCCGCGATCGCATGTTCGCAGCCGCCCTGCCGCTGAAGACAGGCACGCTTGCCCTGCTCGACGGCCTCGCTGATGCCGGGTGCCCGATGGCGATCGTGACCTCGTCATCCCGCCGCACTGCCGAGCGCCATCTTGCGCTCGCCGGCATCCGCGACCGCTTCGACACATTGCTCACGCTGGATGACGTCACGCATGGCAAGCCCGATCCGGAGCTCTACCTCAAGGCCGCCGCACGCCTCGGCGTGAGGCCGCAAGCTTGCATCGCCGTGGAAGACTCCAACCATGGCGTCGCCGCGGCGCACGCTGCGGGCACCATCACGTTGATGGTGCCCGACATCGCGCAGCCGACCGCGGAGACGCGCGGAAGATGCGCCGCGGTGCTACCGGATCTGAATGCGGTGCTGCGGCTGCTTCAGGAGCGCGGCGCATTGGCGCGCCGCGCGCTGTAG
- a CDS encoding DUF1501 domain-containing protein, with translation MTMACSEGLVMQATSRRALLLGGASFAAWAYLPRLARAADGRDPRFVVIILRGALDGLATVAPIGDPDYAALHGAIALRSDGPNAAVMLDSFFGLHPAMPEFARMYRAKQAAVVHAVATAYRDRSHFDGQDVLESGFPGPGRVQSGWLNRALEALPRGERVMSALAVGPTTPLVLRGTAPTVGWAPVTLPQAADDTGTRLLDLYQHRDPALAGALTQGLQLEKQAQGEAMRPKPGGGAAAAMRLVARGAAKLMAADDGPRIGALAFDGWDTHANEGGPVGRLAQLLGGLDGALAEFESGLGPRWRDTVIVVATEFGRTARINGTEGTDHGTGTIALLAGGAVSGGRMITDWPGLKVANLYQARDLAPTTDLRAVIKGVLHDQFGIGERALADAVFPDSAPVKPIKGLVV, from the coding sequence ATGACGATGGCATGCTCTGAGGGCTTGGTGATGCAGGCGACGTCGCGGCGCGCGCTGCTGCTCGGCGGCGCGTCGTTTGCGGCGTGGGCGTATTTGCCGAGATTGGCTCGCGCGGCGGACGGCCGCGATCCGCGCTTCGTTGTCATCATCCTGCGCGGCGCGCTCGATGGCCTCGCCACCGTCGCGCCGATTGGCGATCCCGACTATGCCGCACTCCATGGCGCGATCGCGCTGCGGTCCGATGGGCCGAACGCTGCGGTGATGCTCGATTCCTTCTTCGGTCTGCATCCGGCGATGCCGGAATTTGCGCGGATGTATCGCGCCAAGCAGGCCGCGGTGGTGCATGCCGTCGCAACCGCCTATCGCGACCGTTCGCATTTCGACGGGCAGGACGTGCTGGAGAGCGGCTTTCCCGGCCCGGGCCGCGTGCAGTCGGGCTGGCTCAACCGGGCGCTGGAGGCGTTGCCCAGGGGCGAGCGGGTGATGAGCGCGCTCGCGGTCGGCCCGACCACGCCGCTGGTGCTGCGCGGCACAGCGCCGACCGTCGGCTGGGCGCCGGTGACGCTGCCGCAGGCCGCCGACGACACCGGGACGCGGCTGCTCGATCTCTACCAGCACCGCGATCCCGCATTGGCCGGCGCGTTGACGCAGGGCCTGCAGCTCGAGAAGCAGGCGCAGGGCGAAGCGATGCGGCCGAAGCCGGGCGGCGGCGCTGCGGCCGCGATGCGGCTCGTGGCGCGAGGCGCTGCGAAACTGATGGCGGCCGATGACGGCCCGCGGATCGGCGCGCTCGCCTTCGACGGCTGGGACACTCACGCCAATGAGGGCGGCCCGGTCGGGCGCCTCGCGCAGTTGCTCGGCGGGCTCGACGGCGCGCTCGCCGAGTTCGAAAGCGGCCTTGGGCCACGCTGGCGAGACACCGTGATCGTGGTCGCCACCGAGTTCGGCCGCACCGCGCGCATCAACGGCACCGAAGGCACCGACCACGGCACCGGCACCATCGCACTGCTCGCCGGCGGCGCGGTGAGCGGCGGCCGCATGATCACCGATTGGCCGGGCCTGAAGGTAGCCAATCTCTACCAGGCCCGCGATCTCGCCCCGACGACGGATCTGCGCGCCGTGATCAAGGGCGTGCTGCACGACCAGTTCGGCATCGGCGAGCGCGCGCTGGCGGATGCGGTGTTCCCCGACAGCGCGCCGGTGAAACCGATCAAGGGGCTGGTGGTGTAA
- a CDS encoding glutathione binding-like protein, whose protein sequence is MIDLYYWSTPNGHKITMFLEETGLDYKVFPINIGKGDQFKPDFLQIAPNNRMPAITDHAPKGGGKPLHVFESGAILLYLAEKTGRFLPADLYGRYDAIQWTFWQMGGLGPMAGQNHHFRNYAVEKLPYAIDRYVNETNRLYGVLNKRLSDRQFIAGDYSIADMASYPWVVPYKNQGQEIDDFPHLKRWLETIGKRPATERAYAKAKEVNPNFGQPAIRTEEERKLLFGQTAAVVR, encoded by the coding sequence ATGATCGATCTTTACTACTGGAGCACGCCGAACGGCCACAAGATCACGATGTTCCTCGAGGAGACCGGGCTCGACTACAAGGTCTTCCCGATCAACATCGGCAAGGGCGACCAGTTCAAGCCGGACTTTTTGCAGATCGCGCCGAACAACCGCATGCCGGCGATCACGGATCACGCGCCGAAGGGCGGCGGCAAGCCGTTACACGTCTTCGAGTCCGGCGCGATCCTGCTCTACCTCGCCGAGAAGACCGGCCGGTTCCTGCCTGCCGATCTCTACGGCCGCTACGACGCGATCCAGTGGACCTTCTGGCAGATGGGCGGGCTCGGGCCGATGGCGGGCCAGAACCACCATTTCCGCAACTACGCGGTGGAGAAACTGCCTTACGCGATCGACCGCTATGTCAACGAGACCAACCGGCTCTACGGCGTGCTCAACAAGCGCCTGTCGGATCGCCAATTCATCGCCGGCGACTATTCGATCGCCGACATGGCGAGCTATCCCTGGGTCGTGCCGTACAAGAACCAGGGCCAGGAGATCGACGACTTCCCGCATCTGAAGCGCTGGCTGGAGACCATCGGCAAGCGCCCCGCCACCGAGCGCGCCTACGCCAAGGCAAAAGAGGTCAACCCGAATTTCGGCCAGCCCGCGATCCGGACCGAGGAGGAGCGCAAGCTGCTGTTCGGGCAGACCGCGGCGGTGGTGCGGTAG
- a CDS encoding DUF1800 domain-containing protein, with product MARDSQAALVALNRFGFGARGGAAGDFINAASDPRGFVLAELAHPNGALLEMPGLLSTPELGKQVFDYQFEIRQARDAAKAAQPATSETPPAPDARQPMRRNLSLSSAAKEIAGKDAAMQAQGQMADTVNAMAPAAMQPSINPPEPPAEPPNIIQKTFRAEALARLQRGVVADCGFVERLVVFWSNHFCISANKGALARMWAGSFEREAIRPHVLGRFADMLKAVEQHPAMLFFLDNQQSLGPDSRAGINRHRGLNENLAREIMELHTLGVGGGYTQDDVTSFARVITGWTFAGRQGQLGAPGSFVFNANAHQPGPQQVLGKTYQPGGIAQGEAVLADIARHPSTAKFIATKFARHFVADDPPPAVAAKLQDVFTGTDGDLKALATALVGSNEAWQAPLTKMRSPYEFLIASGRLLARNPEDPGRYLGGLNVLGQPLWTPAGPNGFPDTNAAWAAPEGMKLRLDISAQVASQLADRFDPRDLLELVAADAASPETRRTIERAESRQQALALLLMSPEFQRR from the coding sequence ATGGCTCGCGATTCGCAAGCAGCACTGGTGGCTCTCAATCGTTTCGGCTTCGGTGCCCGCGGCGGCGCGGCCGGAGACTTCATCAACGCGGCATCCGATCCGCGCGGCTTCGTGCTTGCGGAACTGGCGCATCCGAACGGCGCGCTGCTGGAAATGCCCGGCCTGCTCTCGACGCCCGAGCTCGGCAAGCAGGTGTTCGACTATCAGTTCGAGATCCGGCAGGCGCGTGACGCCGCCAAAGCGGCGCAACCCGCCACGAGCGAGACGCCGCCGGCCCCGGATGCCAGGCAGCCGATGCGGCGCAACCTGTCGCTCTCCTCCGCCGCCAAGGAGATTGCCGGCAAGGATGCGGCGATGCAGGCGCAAGGTCAAATGGCCGACACCGTCAACGCAATGGCGCCGGCGGCCATGCAGCCGTCGATCAATCCGCCCGAGCCGCCGGCCGAGCCGCCCAACATCATCCAGAAGACGTTTCGCGCCGAGGCCTTGGCACGGCTGCAGCGCGGCGTGGTCGCCGATTGCGGCTTCGTCGAGCGTCTCGTGGTGTTCTGGTCCAACCACTTCTGCATCTCCGCCAACAAGGGCGCGCTGGCGCGGATGTGGGCCGGCTCGTTCGAGCGCGAGGCGATCCGTCCGCATGTGCTCGGCCGCTTCGCCGACATGCTGAAGGCGGTCGAGCAGCATCCGGCGATGCTGTTCTTCCTCGACAACCAGCAATCGCTCGGTCCGGATTCACGCGCCGGCATCAACCGCCACCGCGGCCTCAACGAAAATCTCGCGCGCGAGATCATGGAGCTGCACACGCTCGGCGTCGGCGGCGGCTACACCCAGGACGACGTCACCTCGTTCGCGCGCGTCATCACGGGCTGGACCTTTGCCGGCCGCCAGGGCCAGCTCGGCGCGCCCGGCAGCTTTGTGTTCAATGCCAATGCGCATCAGCCGGGGCCGCAGCAGGTGCTGGGCAAGACCTATCAGCCCGGCGGCATCGCGCAGGGCGAGGCGGTGCTCGCTGACATTGCGCGGCATCCGTCGACCGCCAAATTCATCGCTACAAAATTCGCCCGCCACTTCGTTGCGGATGATCCGCCGCCGGCCGTGGCGGCGAAGCTGCAGGATGTCTTCACCGGGACCGATGGCGATCTGAAAGCGCTGGCCACAGCGCTGGTCGGATCCAACGAGGCCTGGCAGGCGCCGCTGACCAAGATGCGCTCGCCCTACGAATTCCTGATCGCATCCGGTCGCCTGCTGGCGCGCAACCCGGAGGATCCGGGCCGCTATCTCGGCGGCCTCAATGTGCTCGGCCAGCCGCTCTGGACGCCGGCCGGGCCGAACGGCTTTCCCGATACCAATGCGGCGTGGGCCGCGCCCGAGGGCATGAAGCTCAGGCTCGATATCTCGGCGCAGGTCGCCTCCCAGCTCGCCGACCGGTTCGATCCGCGCGACCTGCTGGAGCTCGTCGCGGCCGATGCGGCCTCGCCCGAGACGCGGCGCACCATCGAGCGCGCGGAATCGCGCCAGCAGGCGCTGGCGCTGCTGCTGATGTCGCCGGAATTCCAGAGGAGATGA